One Capsicum annuum cultivar UCD-10X-F1 chromosome 2, UCD10Xv1.1, whole genome shotgun sequence genomic window carries:
- the LOC107860141 gene encoding transcription factor bHLH25, translated as MDTAWWSEMETPIDELPFNKAFSTFSPPPPSSIISNNYSYCHSGSAKNHLENMKVKSEVPSGTTINFSSSSSMETDDFGDSQSLIQALGFTFGAADTNTTTQKKSYSRTSLQAQDHVLAERKRRERLTQRFIALSTLIPNLKKLDKATVLGDAIKYIKQLEEQLKTLEEKTKKCKEVEQVVAVKRPRLASSCDDSSSSGEISSVSTDRSLPDIEVRTSDGNILIRIYCKKQTGIMKEIFNEVDKLHLSVVSCSVMPFGYNTSHMTIIAQMDHKWSVTPNHIANRIRAVIMKEEASSGTT; from the exons ATGGATACAGCATGGTGGTCTGAAATG GAGACCCCAATTGATGAATTGCCATTCAATAAGGCCTTCTCCACTTTTTCTCCTCCTCCGCCTTCCAGTATCATTTCTAATAATTACAGCTACTGCCATTCGGGGTCAGCCAAAAACCACTTGGAAAATATGAAGGTCAAGAGTGAGGTTCCATCAGGAACTACCATTAACTTCTCCTCTTCATCATCAATGGAAACTGATGATTTTGGTGATAGCCAAAGTCTAATCCAAGCCCTGGGATTCACATTTGGTGCTGCTGATACTAATACTACTACTCAGAAGAAGAGTTACAGTAGAACTAGTTTGCAGGCACAAGACCACGTTCTAGCTGAAAGAAAGCGAAGAGAACGCCTCACCCAGCGTTTTATAGCTTTATCTACCCTCATTCCCAACCTAAAGAAG TTGGACAAGGCAACAGTGCTGGGAGATgctataaaatacataaaacagcTCGAAGAACAACTAAAAACACTTGAAGAAAAAACCAAGAAATGTAAGGAGGTGGAACAAGTGGTTGCGGTGAAGAGACCTCGATTGGCCTCCAGTTGTGACGATTCCTCGTCGTCGGGCGAAATCTCCAGTGTCAGCACAGATCGATCATTGCCAGATATTGAAGTTAGAACTTCAGACGGAAATATACTAATTAGGATTTATTGCAAAAAGCAAACTGGGATAATGAAGGAAATATTCAACGAAGTTGACAAGCTTCATCTTTCTGTCGTTAGTTGCAGCGTTATGCCTTTTGGCTACAACACCTCCCACATGACCATTATTGCTCAG ATGGATCATAAATGGAGTGTCACACCAAATCATATTGCAAATAGAATCCGTGCGGTTATAATGAAAGAAGAAGCCAGCTCTGGTACAACATAA